The segment GTCTCGGCAAGACGACGCTCGCGCACATCATCGCGCGCGAGATGGGCGTGAACCTGCGCCAGACGTCGGGCCCCGTGCTCGAGCGCGCGGGCGATCTCGCCGCGCTGCTGACGAACCTCGAGGCGAACGACGTGCTGTTCATCGACGAGATCCACCGGCTGTCGCCGGTCGTCGAGGAAATCCTGTATCCGGCGCTCGAGGATTACCAGATCGACATCATGATCGGCGAAGGTCCGGCCGCGCGCAGCGTGAAGCTCGACCTGCAGCCGTTCACGCTGGTCGGCGCGACCACCCGCGCGGGGATGCTGACCAACCCGCTGCGCGACCGTTTCGGGATCGTCTCGCGCCTCGAGTTCTACGACGCCGATCAACTGTCGCGCATCGTGCGGCGCTCGGCGTCGCTGCTGAACGCGCAGATCGATCCGAACGGCGCACTGGAAATCGCGAAGCGCTCGCGCGGCACGCCGCGGATCGCGAACCGGCTGCTGCGCCGCGTGCGCGACTTCGCGGAAGTGAAGGCCGACGGCCAGATTACCGCGGCGGTGGCCGATGGCGCGCTCGCGATGCTCGACGTCGATCCGGTCGGCTTCGACCTGATGGACCGCAAGCTGCTCGAAGCGATCCTGTACAAGTTCGACGGCGGCCCGGTCGGCATCGACAACCTCGCAGCGGCGATCGGCGAGGAGCGCGACACGATCGAGGACGTGCTCGAACCGTACCTGATCCAGCAGGGCTTCCTGCAGCGCACGCCGCGCGGGCGCGTCGCGACACTGCTCACGTACCGCCACTTCGGGCTCTCCGCGCCTGACGCCGGCAGCACCGAACGCGGCATGTGGGATACCCCCGCCGGGAAGTAACCGGCCGCCCGAGCCACGCCAGCCATGACGACGCCCCCTAGCCGCCTCCCCGCCTCACCCGCACCGGGCCCGCGCTGGGCGGAACCGATCCGCAAGCGGCTCGTGGCCGGCATCACGCACCTGACGGCGAACGGCGGCGGCCCGACGCTCGATCTCTCGTCGCCGCCCGGCGATCCGGGGCTGTTCGGCCCCGACGCCGTCTGCTGGCGCGTGCATGCCGACTTCACGTCGATGATGACCGGCGGCATCGCCGCGCTGCTGCTGCAGGCGCTCCATCCGCTCGCGCTCGCGGGCGTCTGGGATCATTCGTCGTTTCGCACCGACATCCTCGGCCGCTTGCGGCGCACCGCCACGTTCATCACCGGCACGACGTTCGGCAGTCGCGCGGACGCGCTCGCGCTGATCGAGCGCGTGAAAACGATCCACGCCCGCATCTCGGGTACCGCGCCCGACGGTCGGCCGTACCGCGCCGACGATCCGGCGTTGCTGACCTGGGTGCATGTCGCGGAAGTGTCGAGTTTCCTCGCCGCGCATCTGTGCTACGTGAATCCGGCGCTGTCGGGCGAATTGCAGGACCGCTATTACGCCGAAACGGCCTTGGTCGCCGAACTGCTCGGCGCACACGAGGTGCCGCGTTCGCGCGCCGAGATAGCCGCGTATCTCGCGCGCATGCAGCCCGAACTCGAGGCCGGGCCGCACACCTTCGACGTGATGGCCATCCTGCTGAATGTCCCGGTCGCGAAGCCCGCGCTGCGGCCGGCCGCGTCGCTGATGATGCATGCCGGGATCGACCTGCTGCCGCCGTGGGCGCAGCGCATGCTCGGCGTGTCGACGTTCGCGCCGTTGCGACGCGCGGTGGTCCGGCCCGGCGTACGGGCCGTCGCCCCCGTGCTGCGCTGGGCGCTCGTCAACGGCGCGTCGAAGCGCGCACGCCGTCGCGCGACCGCGCCGCCGCCCGACGGCGCCCCGCCTGCCTGACGATCAGCTTCCTCGGATCATTTCAATTTACTGTCAAATACCTGTGACAAGCTGACGGGCTTGTACCCGCGCACGGTCGCACGTGCTGCACGCCCCGTCCTTCCGTGACCCGCGCGGTGTCCCGCCCACCCGACCGACACCCGATGCCCGCGATGCCACGCCTGCCGATCCGTTTCGCCCTTGCCGCCAGCCTGTCCGCCGTCCTCGCCCTGTCCGCCTGCGGAGGCGACGATGTCGCCGCGGTCGCGCGCACGGATGCGCAAACGCCGTCCGGCGGCACCACGACGACGCCCACGCCGGCCGCCACCGTCACGCCGCAACCGGGCAAATGGAAGAGCGCCCGCACGGGCGACCTGATCGACGTGACGCTCGGCGATCTCCATCCGACGCAGGGCGCGATCGGCTACGACCAGATCTACTACAAGCTCGGCCGCTACGAACTGCAGCCCGACAAGAAATTCGACGACTTCTGCGCGGACGAAGGCCTCGGCGGCGTCGCGTCGAACGGCTATACGGCCCGTTCGGCGCTGCGCGAGCCGGCGAGCTACGCGTGCACGACGGCCGACGCGAACGCCCGCGACCGCTCGGTGCTGAACCCCGTCGTGATCGGCCCGAACGGCGATGCGCTGTACCTGACCGACGGCCACCACGGCCTGTCGACCTACTACGAGACGCCCGACGGCGGCCCGGCGCTGCACGTGCACGTCGTCGTCAAGGACAACCTCAGCGACTACTCGGGCGACGCGTTCTGGCAGCAGATGCAAAGCCGCGGCTATGTGCGCCTCAAGAACGGCGAAGGCAAACCGATCACGACCGCACAACTGCCGACCGGGCTCGGCCTGAAACTCGGGATGACGAACGACCGCTACCGGTCGCTCGTCTATTTCACGCGCGACATCGGCTACAGCAAGCCCGCACAGGCCACCGACTACCTCGAGTTCTACTGGGCCGACTGGCTGCGCGCACAGCCGGACACGTTCTCGCTCGCCGGCTACGACCCGACGCGCGCCGGCGCGACCGACCCCGATCCGGCAAAAGCCGACACGGGCTACCTGAACGCGGTCTGGAATGCGTCGACGCGCATGGTCGCGGCTACGGACCCCGTGATCGACGGCAAGACCGGCGCCGACCTCGGGCGCGCCGATGCGATCAACGGCGGAAAGAAATACAACAAGGGGGAATTCGACAAGCTGCGCCAGCCGATCACGGCCGACAAGCCCGGCAAGATCGCCTACGCGCTCGACTACAAGACGCGCCACGGGCTGCCGCAGTAAGGATCATGCACGAAGGGAAACCCCGGCCGGCCATGCCGGACGGGGTCTGCAAGCCTAGAGTACCTTGCGATACCCGTCATCGTCGTCGCTCGCGGCGTCCAGATGCGACACGTCGGCCCACTGCACGACCTGTGCGCGGCCATCCACGTAATCGACGACGTTGATGCTGGTGTTGAGCAACTGATAGTTGCGCGGCGCCGACAGATCGAGACCGTTCGCAAAACGGTACACGCAGTCGAGCACGCCGCCGTGCGCGACGCACGCGATCCGGCCGCCCGAATGCGCGGCGACGATCGGCTCGAGCGCATGCAGCACGCGGTGATAGAACGCGCGCTGCGACTCGCCGCCTTCCGGCGAGAAGCCCGGATCGCGCGTCTGCCAGGCCGCGTACGCGTCCGGAAACAGCGCCTCGATCTCGGTGCTGTCGTGCCCCTGGAACGCGCCGTACGAGCGTTCGCGCAACCCGTCCCGCAACTGCAGCGGCAGCCCGAGCGCATCGGCAAAGGGTTGCGCGGTCTGCTGCGCGCGCATCAGGTCGCTCGAATAGACCGCGTCCATCCGTGCGCCATCGCGCGCCTCTCTCGCGAGCCGCGCGGCCAGCCGCTGCGCCTGCGCGAGACCCGTGTCGGCCAGCGGGATGTCGATATGGCCCTGGATGCGCTTGATGCGGTTCCAGGCCGTCTCGCCATGGCGAATGAAAAGAATCTGCGTGGTGGCCATCGCGGGACGTCTCCGGGGAAGCATCAGGGCCGCACTTGCAGCCAGAACGTGACAGGGCCGTCGTTGACGAGCGACACCTGCATGTCGGCGCCGAACTCGCCCGTCTCGACGACGGGATGGCGCGCCCGCGCGGCCGCGACGAAATAGTCGAACAGCCGCGCGCCTTCGTCGGGCGGCGCGGCCGGCGTGAAGCTCGGGCGCAGCCCGCTGTTGGTATCGGCCGCCAGCGTGAACTGCGACACGAGCAGCAGGCCGCCTGCGCGGCCCGCACCGTCGATATTCGACACCGGAAGGTTCATCTTGCCGGCCGCGTCGCTGAACACGCGGTAGCCGAGCAGCTTCGCGAGCAACTTGTCGGCCGCCGCGTCGGTGTCGCCGCGCTCCGCGCAGACCAGCGCGAGCAGGCCCGCGCCGATCTCGCCCGTCGTGCGGTCGCCGACGCGCACGTCGGCGCGCTTCACGCGCTGGATCAGCGCGATCATGCGGTCAGCGTGACGCGCGCGAAGCGGCGCTTGCCGACCTGCACGACGAACTCGCCGGCCTCGACCTTCAGGCCCTTGTCCGACACGGTCGCGCCGTCGATCTTCACGCCGCCCTGCTCGATGTTGCGCAGCGCCTCGCTCGTCGACGGCACGAGGCCGGCCTGCTTCAGCAACTGGCCGATCGCGAGCGGCGCGCCGGCGAGCGTGACCGACGGAATATCGTCCGGCACGCCGCCCTTCGCGCGGTGGTTGAAGTCTTCGAGCGCACGCTCGGCGTCGGGCTGCGAGTGGAACCGCGCGACGATTTCCTGCGCGAGCAGCACCTTGAAGTCGCGCGGGTTGCGGCCGCCTTCGGCCTCGCGCCTGAAGCCGGCGATCTCGTCGAGGCTGCGGAACGACAGCAGCTCGAAGTAACGCCACATCAGCGAGTCCGAGATGCTCATCAGCTTGCCGAACATGTCGGTCGGCTTCTCGCTGATGCCGACGTAGTTGCCCTTCGACTTCGACATCTTCTCGACGCCGTCGAGACCCTCGAGCAGCGGCATCGTCAGGATGCACTGCTGTTCCTGGCCGTACTGCTTCTGCAGTTCGCGGCCGACCAGCAGGTTGAACTTCTGGTCGGTGCCGCCGAGTTCGAGATCGGCGTTCAGCGCGACCGAATCGTAGCCCTGCATCAGCGGGTACAGGAATTCGTGGATCGAGATCGGCACGCCGCCCTGGAAACGCTTCGTGAAATCCTCGCGCTCGAGGATCCGCGCGACCGTGTAGCGCGACGCGAGCTTGATCATCCCGTCCGCGCCGAGCGGCATCGACCATTCGCTGTTGTAGCGGATCTCGGTCTTTTCGCGATCGAGCACGAGTGCGGCCTGCTCGAAGTAGGTCTTCGCGTTCGACTCGATCTGCTCGCGCGTGAGCGGCGGGCGCGTCGCGTTGCGGCCCGACGGATCGCCGATCAGCGACGTGAAATCGCCGATCAGGAAGATCACCGTGTGGCCGAGGTCCTGAAGCTGACGCATCTTGTTCAGCACGACCGTATGGCCGATGTGGATGTCGGGCGCGGTCGGGTCGAGGCCGAGCTTGATGCGAAGCGGCGTGCCGGTGGCCGCGCTGCGCGCGAGCTTCTGCGCGAACTCTTCCTCGATCAGCAGCTCGTCGACGCCGCGCTTCGTGACGGCGAGCGCATGCCGGACTTCGTCGGTGATCGGGAAAACGGGCTTGGAACTGGGTTCGGTGCTCATTGGTGCCAGGAAGAATGTCGCAAAAACAGGGATTTTCCCATAACTTGCGCGCGCATCGCTTAACGGCGCGTCACGTTGCGCGGATAATCGGGCGCAAGGTGCGCGGCACGGGCCCGCGCCGTACGATCCAGGAGAACCCAACGTGCCGCAACGACAGCCGCAAAACGTCCATCCGGCCGACGGCATCTACTTCGGGCTGATGTCGGGAACCAGCATGGACGGCGTCGACGGTGTCGCCGTGCGCTTCGAGGCCGGCAAGGCGCCGGCCGTGCTCGCGGAAGCGTTCGTCGGCTTCGCGCAATCGCTGCGCGACGCGCTGTTCGCGCTGCAGCAGCCCGGCGACAACGAGATCGACCGCGAATCGCTCGCGGCAAACGCGCTCGTCACGCGCTACGCGGTGTGTTGCCACGAATTGCAGCGCACCGCCGGGCTGTCGCGCGACGAGATCCGCGCGATCGGCGTGCACGGCCAGACGGTGCGCCATCGCCCCGAGCGCGGCTATACGCGGCAACTCAACAACCCGGCGCTGCTCGCGGAGCTGACCCAGGTCGATGTGATCGCCGATTTCCGCAGCCGCGATGTGGCCGCCGGCGGCCACGGCGCGCCGCTCGCACCGGCGTTTCATGCGACGGTGTTCGGTGCGCCGGGCGAGACGCGCGTCGTCTGCAACCTCGGCGGGATCAGCAACATCACGATCCTGCCCGGCGAAGGCGGCGACGTGCGCGGCTTCGACTGCGGCCCCGCGAATGCGCTGATCGATGCGTGGGCGACCCGCCATCTCGGCAAGCCGTACGACGACGGCGGCAAGTTCGCCGCGCGCGGCACCGTGCACGCGCCGCTGCTCGAAGCACTGCTCGACGAACCGTATTTCACCGCGCCGCCGCCGAAAAGCACCGGACGCGACCTGTTCAATCCCGCATGGCTCGACGCGAAGCTCGCCGCGTTCGCGCAGGTCGCGCCGCAGGACGTGCAGGCGACCCTCACGGTGCTCACCGCCGTCTCGGTCGCACGCGAGATCGCGCAGCACGCACCCGGCTGCAAGGCCGTCTTCGTGTGCGGCGGCGGTGCGCGCAATCCGGTGCTGCTCGACGCGCTCCGGCATGCGCTGCGCGAGGCCGGCGTGCCGGCCACAGTCGATACGACGGCCGCGCTCGGCGTGCCGCCGCAACAGGTCGAGGCGCTCGCGTTCGCGTGGCTCGCGTACCGCTTCACCGCGCGCCAGCCCGGCAATCTCGCGACGGTCACCGGTGCGCCCGGCAACCGCGTGCTCGGCGCGCTCTACCCGCGCTGACGCGATAGCTGCCGCGCGGCGGGTGCCACGCACGGGCATAAAAAAACGGGGCATGAAGCCCCGTTTTTCATTCCGGCGAACCGGCGCGGATCTGCCGTACGCTCAGACCGAGAACGACGAGCCGCACCCGCAGGTGGTGGTCGCGTTCGGGTTCTTGATCACGAACTGGGCGCCGTTGATGTCGTCCTTGTAGTCGATCTCGGCACCGACCAGGTACTGGTAGCTCATCGAGTCGATCAGGAGCTGGACGCCGTTCTTGTTCATCACGGTGTCGTCCTCGTTGACTTCCTCGTCGAACGTGAAGCCATACTGGAAGCCGGAGCAGCCGCCACCCTGCACGAACACGCGCAGCTTCAGGTCGGGATTGCCCTCTTCGTCGATCAGTTGCTTGACCTTGTCGGCCGCGGCGTCGGTGAAGACGAACGGAAGCGGCATTTCGGTCGTCGTTGCTGCGGATTCGGTAACAGCGTTCATTGCGAACTCTCCAAAAAGCTTTAGCCGCTATTGTAGGGCCGATCAGAAGATCGTGCTGAAGTCCATGAAATCAATAGGTTCTTGTCGATTTCATCAAACCTGCCCGTGCGAGCCGCCGCAGCGCGGGCCTGGCAGCGGGCATAAAAAAACCGCCAGCGCGAAAGCTGGCGGTTTTTCCGGCGAACGCCGCCCGGAAGCGGCGCGGCCATGAAGCGGAATTAACGCTTCGAGAACTGCTTGGCGCGGCGTGCCTTGCGCAGACCGACCTTCTTACGCTCGACTTCACGCGCATCGCGCGTCACGAAGCCTGCGCTCGACAGCGACGGCTTCAGCGTCGCATCGTAGTCGATCAGTGCACGGGTGATGCCGTGGCGCACTGCGCCTGCCTGACCCGTTTCGCCGCCGCCCGTCACGTTCACCTTGATGTCGAACGTCTGGCCGTGGTTCGTGAGTTCCAGCGGTTGACGCACGATCATCAGCGACGTTTCGCGCGAGAAGTAGTCAGCGATGGGCTTGCCGTTGACGACGATGTCGCCCTTGCCAGCCTTGATGAAGACACGTGCGACTGCGCTCTTGCGGCGGCCCGTACCGTAGTTCCAGTTACCGATCATGTGGGTCCCCTTAGATCTCGAGCGCCTTCGGCTGTTGAGCCGAATGCGGATGCGTCGCTTCTGCGTAGACCTTCAGCTTCTTGATCATCGCGTAGCCGAGCGGGCCCTTCGGCAGCATGCCCTTGACCGCCTTCTCGAGCGCACGGCCCGGGAAGCGTTCCTGCATCTTGCCGAACGTCGTTTCATAGATACCGCCCGGGTAACCCGAGTGACGGTAGTACTTCTTGTCCAGCGTCTTGTTGCCCGTGACCTTCAACTTGCTCGCGTTGATGATGATGATGAAATCACCAGTGTCGACGTGCGGGGTGAACTCAGGCTTGTGCTTGCCGCGCAGACGGCGTGCCACTTCGCTGGCAACACGGCCGAGAACCTTATCCGTCGCGTCAATCACGTACCATTCGCGCGTCACCTCATGGGCTTTTGCGGAAAACGTCTTCATGATCGATCCAAAAAAAATGCTTTGCCCGATGTGTTCTTCCTGCTTGTCTGTGTGCGCTTCGAGGCGCGGTGCAGGCTCTCCCTGTTCTTTTTCCGTGGGCATGAATGCGGAAAAGCCCTGAATTATAAAGGAAATACGGCGAAGCGGTCAAAGGGAATCCACGTCCCGTGTCCGTGGCGCCCGAAATGGGCCAAAATCCGGTCGTGCCCGACAAACCAGGCGAACCGAGCGCCCGGGGAGGCACCCATCGACGCGCGGCACATGACCTTGCCGCGCCAGACCGGCCGAACACGGAAAACAACAAACAAGCATGATGAAACAACGACTCACGCCCTTCTTCGCGGCCGCGCTGCTGGCCGCCGCGGCGCCTGCCGTCGCCGCTCAGGCCGGCTGCGAAGCCAAGCTCGACGCGCTCGATGCGCGCATTGCCGAAGCCCGGACCGCCCATGCCGAGGATCGCGTCGCCCGCCTGCGCGCGGTGCGCGAACGCGTCCGCCACTTCTGCGCGCGCGGCCACGGCCATGCGTCGGCCGTCCGCGCGCCGGCACCCGACGCACGCTCGCACGGCACGCCGCCCGACGCGACTTCGCAGCCGGTCGCGCGACAGCCCGCGTGACGATCTCGGGGCACGCAAGCCGCGCGCCGATGTTTGCATGAGACGAAAAAAAGCCCGAACGGCTGGTTCGGGCTTAATCCACCATAGGAGGAGGGTGGAGGAGACATTCGGAGGTTGCCGCAGCGCGACAACCAATGAGGCTCATTATACGAACGCGCCGCTAAGTCCACAAGAAAATTTGCATTACGAAATCACACACCATAATGCGAAATTTCAGGAGATTGACTGGAAAAAATTATTTCCTCTTTAAAATCAGTCACTTGAACCCAACCCAGGCGAGCGGAAATAGCTCGCCTCTAGAGTAAAACCCCTAAAAACAGCAAGAAAATTGCCGTTCGGCACGCTGTTGCGCGCCGTGCGCGCGGCTCCGGCGTTACACGTCGTGCACCGCATCAGCCGACCGAAGCACTGCGGGCTACAATGCCGGATCGAATCCGAATCAGGCAACGCTGGAGTACAAGCATGGAATGCAAAGT is part of the Burkholderia pyrrocinia genome and harbors:
- a CDS encoding oxygenase MpaB family protein yields the protein MTTPPSRLPASPAPGPRWAEPIRKRLVAGITHLTANGGGPTLDLSSPPGDPGLFGPDAVCWRVHADFTSMMTGGIAALLLQALHPLALAGVWDHSSFRTDILGRLRRTATFITGTTFGSRADALALIERVKTIHARISGTAPDGRPYRADDPALLTWVHVAEVSSFLAAHLCYVNPALSGELQDRYYAETALVAELLGAHEVPRSRAEIAAYLARMQPELEAGPHTFDVMAILLNVPVAKPALRPAASLMMHAGIDLLPPWAQRMLGVSTFAPLRRAVVRPGVRAVAPVLRWALVNGASKRARRRATAPPPDGAPPA
- a CDS encoding ParB/Srx family N-terminal domain-containing protein — its product is MPAMPRLPIRFALAASLSAVLALSACGGDDVAAVARTDAQTPSGGTTTTPTPAATVTPQPGKWKSARTGDLIDVTLGDLHPTQGAIGYDQIYYKLGRYELQPDKKFDDFCADEGLGGVASNGYTARSALREPASYACTTADANARDRSVLNPVVIGPNGDALYLTDGHHGLSTYYETPDGGPALHVHVVVKDNLSDYSGDAFWQQMQSRGYVRLKNGEGKPITTAQLPTGLGLKLGMTNDRYRSLVYFTRDIGYSKPAQATDYLEFYWADWLRAQPDTFSLAGYDPTRAGATDPDPAKADTGYLNAVWNASTRMVAATDPVIDGKTGADLGRADAINGGKKYNKGEFDKLRQPITADKPGKIAYALDYKTRHGLPQ
- the rplM gene encoding 50S ribosomal protein L13, with protein sequence MKTFSAKAHEVTREWYVIDATDKVLGRVASEVARRLRGKHKPEFTPHVDTGDFIIIINASKLKVTGNKTLDKKYYRHSGYPGGIYETTFGKMQERFPGRALEKAVKGMLPKGPLGYAMIKKLKVYAEATHPHSAQQPKALEI
- a CDS encoding histidine phosphatase family protein, with amino-acid sequence MATTQILFIRHGETAWNRIKRIQGHIDIPLADTGLAQAQRLAARLAREARDGARMDAVYSSDLMRAQQTAQPFADALGLPLQLRDGLRERSYGAFQGHDSTEIEALFPDAYAAWQTRDPGFSPEGGESQRAFYHRVLHALEPIVAAHSGGRIACVAHGGVLDCVYRFANGLDLSAPRNYQLLNTSINVVDYVDGRAQVVQWADVSHLDAASDDDDGYRKVL
- the tyrS gene encoding tyrosine--tRNA ligase; translation: MSTEPSSKPVFPITDEVRHALAVTKRGVDELLIEEEFAQKLARSAATGTPLRIKLGLDPTAPDIHIGHTVVLNKMRQLQDLGHTVIFLIGDFTSLIGDPSGRNATRPPLTREQIESNAKTYFEQAALVLDREKTEIRYNSEWSMPLGADGMIKLASRYTVARILEREDFTKRFQGGVPISIHEFLYPLMQGYDSVALNADLELGGTDQKFNLLVGRELQKQYGQEQQCILTMPLLEGLDGVEKMSKSKGNYVGISEKPTDMFGKLMSISDSLMWRYFELLSFRSLDEIAGFRREAEGGRNPRDFKVLLAQEIVARFHSQPDAERALEDFNHRAKGGVPDDIPSVTLAGAPLAIGQLLKQAGLVPSTSEALRNIEQGGVKIDGATVSDKGLKVEAGEFVVQVGKRRFARVTLTA
- the dtd gene encoding D-aminoacyl-tRNA deacylase — its product is MIALIQRVKRADVRVGDRTTGEIGAGLLALVCAERGDTDAAADKLLAKLLGYRVFSDAAGKMNLPVSNIDGAGRAGGLLLVSQFTLAADTNSGLRPSFTPAAPPDEGARLFDYFVAAARARHPVVETGEFGADMQVSLVNDGPVTFWLQVRP
- a CDS encoding DUF1090 family protein, which gives rise to MMKQRLTPFFAAALLAAAAPAVAAQAGCEAKLDALDARIAEARTAHAEDRVARLRAVRERVRHFCARGHGHASAVRAPAPDARSHGTPPDATSQPVARQPA
- a CDS encoding anhydro-N-acetylmuramic acid kinase, which gives rise to MPQRQPQNVHPADGIYFGLMSGTSMDGVDGVAVRFEAGKAPAVLAEAFVGFAQSLRDALFALQQPGDNEIDRESLAANALVTRYAVCCHELQRTAGLSRDEIRAIGVHGQTVRHRPERGYTRQLNNPALLAELTQVDVIADFRSRDVAAGGHGAPLAPAFHATVFGAPGETRVVCNLGGISNITILPGEGGDVRGFDCGPANALIDAWATRHLGKPYDDGGKFAARGTVHAPLLEALLDEPYFTAPPPKSTGRDLFNPAWLDAKLAAFAQVAPQDVQATLTVLTAVSVAREIAQHAPGCKAVFVCGGGARNPVLLDALRHALREAGVPATVDTTAALGVPPQQVEALAFAWLAYRFTARQPGNLATVTGAPGNRVLGALYPR
- the erpA gene encoding iron-sulfur cluster insertion protein ErpA → MNAVTESAATTTEMPLPFVFTDAAADKVKQLIDEEGNPDLKLRVFVQGGGCSGFQYGFTFDEEVNEDDTVMNKNGVQLLIDSMSYQYLVGAEIDYKDDINGAQFVIKNPNATTTCGCGSSFSV
- the ruvB gene encoding Holliday junction branch migration DNA helicase RuvB — its product is MIETDKLATEQRIIAATPTSSHEEVFERALRPRQLDDYVGQEKVRGQLEIFIEAAKRRSEPLDHVLLFGPPGLGKTTLAHIIAREMGVNLRQTSGPVLERAGDLAALLTNLEANDVLFIDEIHRLSPVVEEILYPALEDYQIDIMIGEGPAARSVKLDLQPFTLVGATTRAGMLTNPLRDRFGIVSRLEFYDADQLSRIVRRSASLLNAQIDPNGALEIAKRSRGTPRIANRLLRRVRDFAEVKADGQITAAVADGALAMLDVDPVGFDLMDRKLLEAILYKFDGGPVGIDNLAAAIGEERDTIEDVLEPYLIQQGFLQRTPRGRVATLLTYRHFGLSAPDAGSTERGMWDTPAGK
- the rpsI gene encoding 30S ribosomal protein S9, giving the protein MIGNWNYGTGRRKSAVARVFIKAGKGDIVVNGKPIADYFSRETSLMIVRQPLELTNHGQTFDIKVNVTGGGETGQAGAVRHGITRALIDYDATLKPSLSSAGFVTRDAREVERKKVGLRKARRAKQFSKR